From Quercus lobata isolate SW786 chromosome 11, ValleyOak3.0 Primary Assembly, whole genome shotgun sequence:
TAAGCAGTCACTAGGTATTATTGGATGAACTCCCTTGTTAGCGACTGCAAATGCTGCCTGCACGACTGTCATGTTCTGGAATGGTAGCATTCCTGTTATGAGTTCCCAGAGAACAATCCCAAAACTATACACATCCACTTTCTGTGTGTAAGGCCTGTGCTGGATCATCTCCCTGCATAGccagataaaaaataataatgcaCTCAAGTAATCCTCAGTGAAGTTTCAAGAGAGAGAATACCAAAAAAGAATCAGTAAATTTGTCAGATCCATCGAACAAGAAATGTCATACCAACCATCAATGAATAGCAAATTGTTAAGATTCTCTAGATCAAAAGAGAATGGAAACATACTAAACAAGCAGATATTTAGTTAGTATCTAATATATTAATGTAAGAAGCAAAGCTGGtgatgaaaatgacaaaaagataatctaaaaacttctctttttttgCTATTAAGAATCTAACAACTTTTCAGTTAGCAGTCctttgaataaaataatgatcaatGAAGTTCAGGAATATCATACAATACTAAATACCACTAAAAGATGATCAAACATATTTTGCTTTTACTTCGACCTGAACTACCATTACAACAAATCCAATTAATACAACATGGAGAAATTCAATACATATCAAAAATGAAAACCACATGACAAAATCTATAAGCCACAAAGATAGTCTCCCATTCACTAAaggtaaaacaaaacaaaaaaagcaaacTTTCTTCCAAAACCTCAGAGAGAATGGGAAACAAAGTCAATTACAATAGGCAAGTAGGATCAAAGCCAGACCAACTACTCTATAAGCACAAATCCATAACTACTAAAACATAAAACTAGCCGGCCGCTTTATTGCTCAGCAGAATATAATGATGGTTCTGGAAAAACCAAACTGCAACGTTTAAACCATTTTGCCAATCAACCTTAT
This genomic window contains:
- the LOC115968525 gene encoding serine/threonine-protein kinase STY13-like, which codes for MIQHRPYTQKVDVYSFGIVLWELITGMLPFQNMTVVQAAFAVANKGVHPIIPSDCLPVLSDIMTRCWDANPDVRPPFVEVARMLENAETEIMTTGRKARFRCCMSQPRTME